ACGGCGACTTCATTGACCTGTGCGCCGGGCCGCACGTGATGCGCACCGGCAACATCGGCGCGTTCAAGCTCACCACCGTGGCCAGCGCCTACTACAAGGGCGACGAGAAGAACCCGCAACTCCAGCGCATCTACGGCACGGCGTTCAAGAACAAGACCGCGCTCGACGAGTATTTCAAGATGCTCGAAGAGGCCAAGCGCCGCGACCATCGCAAGATCGGCGCGGAGATGGGGCTGTTCGTGATTGACACCGAGTTTGTCGGGCCGGGACTGCCGCTTTGGTTGCCGAAAGGGACGGCCATCGTGGAGGAACTGGAGAAGCTCGCGAAGGAAACTGAATTCGCCGCCGGTTATGTGCGCGTGAAGACGCCGCACATCGCGAAAGAAAAAATGTATCTCACCAGCGGGCATCTGCCGGTGCTTTACAAGGAAAGCATGTTTCCGCCGATGAAGCTCGACGAACTGGCAGAAAAACGACACGAACTTACGAACTCGCTACGTGCGGCTTCCAACATCGTTTATGGTTGGGCGGCAAGCCAAATTAGTGAGGAAATGGCGAAACATGGTGAGCCCGTGGAGTTGATGGAAAAGGTCATCGCCGAGTACCGGAATTCGAAGTCTCTTCCCGCAGAAGTATCTCAACAGTTATCCGTATTCGAGTCGGTGAAGCGAGCGCTCCGCGAGCTTTCTCCGCCGGAAACTTACTACCTCAAAGCCATGAACTGCCCGCATCATCACCGCATTTTTGCGGCTGAGCCGCGCAGCTATCGCGATCTGCCGTTGCGTCTGGCCGAATACGGATGCAATTACCGCTACGAGCAGAGCGGCGAGTTGTTCGGCCTCATGCGCGTGCGCTCGCTCAACATGAACGACGCGCACATCTATTGCACGCCGGAGCAGTTCGCCGCCGAGTTCAACGCGGTGAACGAAATGTATCTGAAGTATTTCAAGATTTTCGGCTTCGAGAAATACGTCATGCGCTTCAGCACGCACGACCCGTCGCGCCTGACCGGCGACAACGCCAAGTTCGTCAACGAACCGGCGCTGTGGAAGCAGACCGAAGACATGGTCCGCGACACGCTGAAGAATTCGGGCATCCCTTACGTGGAAGTGCCGAACGAGGCGGCGTTCTACGGCCCGAAGATTGACGTGCAGGTCTGGAGCGTCATCGGCCGCGAATTCACGCTGGCGACCAACCAGGTGGACTTCGCCGTGCCCGCCCGGTTCGGCCTCACCTACCGCGACAAGGACAACTCAAACAAGACGCCGCTCTGCATCCATCGCGCGCCGCTCGGCACGCACGAACGCTTCATCGGCTTCCTGATTGAGCATTACGCGGGCAACTTCCCGCTCTGGCTCGCGCCGGATCAGGTGCGCGTCATCACGCTCAACGACGACGAAGCGTTGATCGCCTACGCCAAGCCCATCGTGGCCGAACTGCGCGCGAACATGGTGCGCGTGGATGCGGATTTCAGCGCGACGCCGTTCAAGGCGAAGATTGCCAACGCGGAACAATTGCGCGTCCACACGATGCTGGTCATCGGCGGTCGCGACATGGAAGCCGGCGCAGTGAGCGTGCGTCTCCACCACGGCGGTCCGCAAGGCGCGAAGCCGAAGGCGGAAGTCATCGCGGATATTCTGGCGAGCATCAAGGAGCGCAGGGCGTAAAGCAAACGATGTGGAGTGAGGTTTCCCTGACGCGCCTTTGTTGCGGTTTAACCTCTGCGCTGGCGTGAAGGTTTCGTTTCTCGCTTGTCAGAGGGTGAAATCAGTTTCTGCGCGGATTTCTTTTTCGAGGCTTTCGCGTTCGGATTAAATGCCAAGGCAAGTTTCAGCCAGTCGTCCAACTCGCCATCGGTTGCCAGTCCCGCTGGATTGACAAACACGAAACCGCGCATCGGACGCCCCGTAAAATCCATCGGCACGCAACCTTTCCTACGTAGCGCGGTGTCATAGACCGCTGGATCAATGCGCGCCATCAGGCGGTTCTTCTCGACGCCTACGCACATCTTCCCGTCCACCATGAAGCAAAGCCCGCCCATCATGTGCTTTTCCTCAAACCGCACTCGCGACTTGGAGAAACCGCGACGGATGCGCTCCGCCAGTTGTTCATCGTAAGCCATAAGTCAGGATTTGGGATTTGGGTTGGTAAAGCGCGCCGCCAATTCACGGATGAAACCATCGCGGTCGGTTCGGATGCGGCGCATAACGGCTGGCGGCGCTGTGGTTTTGGGGTCGTATTTTGCCGACCACAAACTGATTTCTAAAAGGGCGGGAAGCAAATCCAGTCCCTTTTGAGTCGGAGAGTAAATGAATTGTCGCCGGTTGCTCTGGTCTCGTGATTTTGCGATCAAACCCTCGGCTTCAAGTCGCGCCAGCCGCTCCGACAGGATGTTGGTGGAAATCCCCTCTTCGGCTGCCAGCAGCTCGCTGTAGTGCCGTTTGTCTTTGAAAAGCAAATCCCGCAGGAGCAGCAAACTCCACTTGTCGCCAAAAATATCGAGCGCGAATGCAATGGGGCAGTGAGATCGCGTTGTCCGTTTCATTTCAGCATTTCCATGATTAAAAATCGGCTTGCAAAAGGCAAGCCATCCGGCACTTTTATTACGACTTGCAAAAAGCAAGTCATTCGACACCGCCAACGAAACAATCAACCGGCAAAAAGAAAAATGAAAACCGCGAGTCAAACAGTGAATCACTTCTATGACGTGTGCAACAACAAGCAGGGTCAGGGCTTGGATGCTCTGGTTGCAGACAACATCACCTTTGAAGGGCCGCTCATGCGCCTTTCGGGTGCGAGTCAATATCTGTCAACGGTCGGCCCGTTCCTGAAATTCCATAAGAGCATGAGAATGCTCCAGCAGTTTGAAACCGGAGAACACGTCTGCTCGATTTACGAGATGACGCTCGGCACACCAGCGGGCGGAACTTTTACTTCGTCGTTCGCCGACTGGATTCGCGTAGTGAATGGAAAAGTGGCAGAGCAAAAGCTTTACTACGACCCGCGCGAGTTCGCGAAAGCCTTCGGGATGTGACGCGCAAGGTGTTGATCGAATCCGGCATCAACTACGTGGAGGTCGCCAACGAGGCGGCGTTCTACGGGCCGAAGATTGACGTGCAGGTGCGGAGCGCCATCGGCCGCGAATTCACCATCGTCACTAAGTCCGAGCCGGATGGGCGGGGACTTCGCCCTGCCCGCTGGTGTCCGTCCGCAAGGACTTCGGCCTCACCTACCGCGACCAGGACAATTCCAACAAGACGCCGTTGTGCATCCATCGCGCGCCGCTCGGCACGCATGAGCGGTTCATCGGCTTCCTCATCGAGCATTACGCGGGCAACTTCCCGCTCTGGCTCGCGCCGGATCAGGTGCGCGTCATCACGCTCAACGACGACGAAGCGTTGATTAACTACGCCAAGCCCATCGTGGCCGAACTCCGCGCGAGCATGGTCCGCGTGGATTCGGATTTCAGCGCAACGCCGTTTAAGGCGAAGATTTCCAACGCGGAACAATTGCGCGTTCACACGATGCTCGTCATCGGCGGTCGCGACATGGAGGCCGGACAAGTTTCCGTGCGGTTGCACCACGGCGGCCCGCAAGGCACGAAGCCAAAGGCGGAAGTAGTAGCGGAGATTCTGACCGCCGGGCGGGAGCGACGCGGATAATTCCGTTCTCAGTGCCGCTGTCGATGAAGGTTTTTGCTTGCATGAATTCTTGTCCCACCTGGGACAATAATTCATCAACCGGCTTTGTCAGCCCGACGTGAAGGTTTGCAGTTGCGATCCAGCCTGCCGCAGAACCGCAACTCTCCGCTGCCATGCCGATTGCCCCAGGTAACCGGATGGCCAAAGTCGTTCCGGCAGCAGCGGATCATCCGTCACCGCGTCCAGCCAGGCATCGCGTTCAACCGTCGCCCAGCGCAGCAATGCCTTCGCTGCTGCTTCACTCCGCAACGCCCCGTCTGGCTGTTCGTCCAAGATTTTTATCAATCGAAGATAACGCCGGTTGATGCGCTCGAAGTCCCAAGCGCCGGTGACGATTTCCGCGTCGGATTCGCAGGCGCAGGGTCGCGCGTCGAGCAGGAGTAACGATTCTACGTCAATCTTTGCGCCGACGAGAATTTGGCGTTCCTCCTCCAACGGATCAGGTGTGACCCAGACGCTACCTTGAAGGCATCCGAAACCTCGGTCGTGCAAGTAACGTCGCAACCGCTTGCGATGGCTGTCGCGAGCGACTGGAACATCAAACAACACCAAGCGCCATCGCCCGTCCCATTCACGCGACCACCGAACCTGCGGGTCGCGCCCGCCCAACGCATGGAGGCGTCCTTGGGCGGTGAGGCGATAAATGCGCTCATCCGAACTGCCTGCCTGGGCTTCGATCAATTCCCCTTTCTTCAAAACTGAAAGCTGCTGTTGCAGTCCATTTCGATAGGCCCAGCTTTCGTAAGAATCGGTGAAGTTGCGAAAGGTCGGCCGCATCAGCTTGTCTGCGGACCAGAGCAAAAAATTCAGGAGTTCTTCCGTCTTGGATTTCATGGGCGTCAGTTTGCAGGAAACCGGCAACGAAAGCCATACGGATTTCTGTCCCAGGTGGGACAAGAATCCATCGCTAGCATGGGCGGCGGCACTCGACGGCCTTTCGGGTTTTGGCTATGGTGCGGTGCGTGGTCACGAACACTTCTCCATCCGCCGCGAAGATTGAATTGTTCAGGTCGCTGTTTCGCGGAAGATCGGATGTTTATCCACGCCGGTTCGAGAGCCGCAAGACCGGGAAGGCCGGCTACGCGCCGGCTTGTGCCAATGAATGGGTGAGGGGCGTGTGTGAGAAACCACGAATCAAGTGCGCCGATTGCCCGAACCGGCGCTTCCTGCCGGTCACCGATGATGTGATTCGCTGGCATCTTTCTGGCCACGATGATCAGGGCCGCATTTTTGTCATGGGTGTGTATCCGATGCTCCAGGATGAAACTTGTTTTCTCCTGGCGGCGGATTTCGACCGGGAAAGCTGGCAGGAGGATGCCGGCGCGTTCCGCGAAACCTGTCACCGGCTCGAACTGCCGGCGGCCTTGGAACGCTCGCGCTCGGGGAACGGCGGGCATGTCTGGCTTTTCTTTGAGGAAGCCCTCTCCGCCAGCCTCGCGCGTAAATTGGGTTCGCACATCCTCACCGAGACAATGGAGAATCGTCCCGAGATCGGCCTCGGCTCCTATGATCGGATCTTCCCCAATCAGGACACATTGCCCAAAGGCGGGTTTGGGAATTTGATCGCACTGCCTTTGCAAAAGCTCGCGCGGCAACGGGCCAACGCCGTCTTCCTGGACGCCCAATTCCAGCCGCATCCCGATCAGTGGTCCTTCCTGGCGTCCGTGCGGAAAATCAGCCGCGCAAGGGTCGAGGCGGTGGTGCGCGATGCGGAATCGCGCGGGCGGATCATCGGGGTGCGCGTGGCAGCGGCTGACGGGGACGACAATGCTCCGTGGACCACGCCACCGTCGCGTCGCCAAAAAGCGCCGCCCATCATCGGGCCGTTGCCGGAGAGCGTCGAACTGGTCCTCGCGGATCAAATCTATGTTGGCAAGGAGAACCTTCCTCCGGGACTTCGCAATCGGCTGCTCCGGCTCGCGGCCTTTCAAAATCCAGAGTTCTATCGCGCCCAATCCATGCGTTTGCCGACCTACGACAAGCCGAGAATCATCCATTGCGCCGAAGATTACCCCAAGCATTACGGCCTGCCGCGCGGTTGCCTCGAGGGTGTGCAGCAACTGGTTCACACACTGAAAATCAAATCTGTTGTCCGCGATGAACGCTGCGACCGCACCCCTCTGGACGGGTCCTTCCACGGTGCGTTGCGCCCCGAACAGGAGGCGGCTGCCAAGGCGATGCTGGCGCACGATACCGGCGTCCTGGCCGCCACGACGGCTTTCGGCAAAACCGTGCTCGCGGCCTGGCTCATTGCTCAACGTGGCGTGAACACTCTGATTTTGGTTCACCGCCAGCAACTCCTGGAGCAGTGGATCGAGCGCTTGTCCACGTTCCTGGGCGTGCCGACAAAAACGATTGGACGGCTCGGCGGCGGGCGGAAAAAACTCACGGGCAGCCTGGACGTGGCGCTGCTGCAAAGCCTCGTCCGCAAAGGCGCCGTGGACAACCGGGTCGCGACTTACGGCCATCTGGTGGTGGATGAATGTCCTCATCTGTCCGCCCGCAGCTTTGAACTGGTTGCGCGGCGGGCCAAGGCGAAGTTCATCACCGGCCTGTCGGCCACCGTCACCCGCAAAGACGGGCATCACCCGATCATCTTCATGCAGTGCGGGCCGGTGCGCTATCGGGTGGATGCGAAAAGGCAGGCGGCAGCGCGGCCCTTCACTCATCAAGTGTTCGTTCGCCCGACTGGATTCCGTTCGATGGAAACGCCCGCGCCAGATCAGCGCGTGGAATTTCATCGGCTGTATGAGGCATTGTGGAATGACGAGCGGCGGAACGCATTGATCTGTGCCGATGTGTTGAGAGCGGTGCGTGAAGGTCGCTCGCCCTTGTTGCTCACGGAACGGACGGAACATTTGCAGCACCTGGCGGAACGACTGTCGTCCGACATTCCAAACGTGATTATGTTGCAAGGCGGGATGGGGAGGAAAGAACTACAAGCTGCTCTTGACCGAGTGGCAACGAATCCTTGTCCCAGGTGGGACAAGGATTCGTCAGCACAGGCAATGGGTGGAACCGTCGGTCGGGTGATTCTGGCCACGGGAGGATTCATTGGCGAAGGGTTCAACGACCCGCGTCTCGACACATTGTTCCTCGCGCTGCCGGTTTCGTGGCGGGGAACAATCGCCCAGTATGTAGGTCGGCTCCATCGCCTCCACGAAGGCAAACGCGAAGTGCGGGTCTATGATTACGCGGACTTGGACGTTCCCATGCTGGCGCGGATGTTCGACCGGCGCTGCCGCGGTTACGAGGCGCTCGGTTACACGATTCTGTTGCCCGCCAGCGCCGTGCCGGGATGGCCGGTTACCGTACCGCTGCCGATTGATCCGGAATGGAAACGGGATTACTCCGCCAGTGTTCGCCGGCTCATTCGCGATGGCGTGGAGGCACCGCTGGCGAATCTGTTCGTCCATGCCGCGCGTTCCCTGTCCCTGGAGGCCGAAGGGGCCGGCCGCGCCCGAAGCGCCAGCGAAGCATTCTTGTATCGGCGGCTGCAGACGCTGCCCGAAACAGCCGGCCGTTTCCGCCTGAATGAGAACCTGCCGATTTCCTTTGATGGGAGTGGCGGGATGGAGGTGGACCTCTTATGTGCGGAGGTCCGCCTGGTGATCGAACTGGACGGCGTGCAACATCTGTCCGACGCCGAAGCTTATCGGCGCGACCGGCGAAAGGATGCGCTGCTGCAACAGAACGGATACTTCGTCTTGCGCTTCCTGGCGGAGGACGCGAGCAAACAACTCGATCACGTATTGGACACAATCCTCGCCGCGCTGGTCCATCGGCAGAAGGATGAGAGATGCTGAGGTTCCCGGCACACCAAGGGCCGACGACAAACCACCCGTTCTGCGCGAAAATCATTGTGCAAACTTTTGCTTCAGGTGAAGTAAAAGTTTGCATCACGATGAAGAGACGTGTCTGAAGTGTTTGTACGTATTTGGCTTCGAGAAATACGTGATGTGCTTCAGCACCCACGGCCAAGAGAGGTTGGGCATGACATTCGTCAATGAACCGGAGTTGTGGTTGGCGCTGCGAAGCCAGGTGGACGTTACTGATGCTTCAGCCGTACCAGCTTTTGAAGATGCTCAAGGCATGGGTTGCACAGGGAATCGCGACGGGTCCAACGCTGGCCGGACGCCGAAAGGCGCAGCGTTCACCGAGCCGAGCGCCAGGCGACCGGCGCGGATTTGCAGACAGGCGAAGCCTTGCGGATGTGGCGCGTAAAGGTCGCCGTGCGCGGCCAACGTTTCACGCTGCCATTCCTCCGGCCACAGGCTCAGACCGCGATAGTAATGATGCCCGTTGCGCTCGACGTGTTCGATGCCGAGCAGTGACATCATGGCCAGGTCCTGCAACAAAGTGACTGGTCCGAGCGTGCACAAATCTTCACCCGTGAGCACCACGCGTTCGCCGCGTCGCCGCCGATGCTCCAGCAAGCAGGCGTTGGCGACACCCTTCACGATGCCCTTGCAACTCTTGTAGCTCGTCCCGACGTAACCCAACCCGAGCGCCCGCGGCACGTCGCCGAGCGCACCTTCGGATTAGTCAATGATGAGCGGCGGACGGTCGCCCCAAGCACGCAACGTCGCGCCCGCCTCGTCGCTCAACGCGTGGTCGCGATGCACGGGTTGTTCCACGACGAGGATGTGCCGCCACAGCTCCCGGAGACTCATGTCCGTGGAGGCCGATTGCCAGAACTCGCGGAACGCTGCGAAGCTCTTGACATTTTCATTGCCGTCGAGCGTGACAAAACAATTTCCGCCGGTTTCGCGTTCCAACACACGGCTCAAGTCGCGCAGTCTGGGAAAATTCCGTTGGGCATCGCCGAAGATTTTGACTTTGAAGTAACGCAAGCCGTAGGCGCGAATTGAACTCTCCACGTCCTGTGGCAGGCCGTCCTCCACGCGCTCGTTTGCCGGAATGTCCGCCGGCGTGAGCGCGTCGCCCAAGCCGACGGTGTGCCGCACGAAGCAAGCATCCAGCGGCGTCGCGTGAAGCAAATCGCGCGGTTGGGCGTCGTCCAGTTCGGCGTAGATTTCTCCCAGACGCAACCCGAGCCGGTTGGTCGCGATGAGGCGATGCAACGGTTGATCTGCCAGCCGGCACAACCCATCCAGCACCGCACGTTCAACCAGGCTCACG
This portion of the Verrucomicrobiota bacterium genome encodes:
- a CDS encoding threonine--tRNA ligase — protein: MENERKTLDDRAKMTELERIRHSCAHVMATAILRLWPDAQFAAGPPVENGFYYDVDLKHRISPEDFPKVEEEMKKEVKANHPFEKIVVTREQAMKDSESGRLGGLTERPGNPSKFKIGNLEAIPEGEQITYYKNGDFIDLCAGPHVMRTGNIGAFKLTTVASAYYKGDEKNPQLQRIYGTAFKNKTALDEYFKMLEEAKRRDHRKIGAEMGLFVIDTEFVGPGLPLWLPKGTAIVEELEKLAKETEFAAGYVRVKTPHIAKEKMYLTSGHLPVLYKESMFPPMKLDELAEKRHELTNSLRAASNIVYGWAASQISEEMAKHGEPVELMEKVIAEYRNSKSLPAEVSQQLSVFESVKRALRELSPPETYYLKAMNCPHHHRIFAAEPRSYRDLPLRLAEYGCNYRYEQSGELFGLMRVRSLNMNDAHIYCTPEQFAAEFNAVNEMYLKYFKIFGFEKYVMRFSTHDPSRLTGDNAKFVNEPALWKQTEDMVRDTLKNSGIPYVEVPNEAAFYGPKIDVQVWSVIGREFTLATNQVDFAVPARFGLTYRDKDNSNKTPLCIHRAPLGTHERFIGFLIEHYAGNFPLWLAPDQVRVITLNDDEALIAYAKPIVAELRANMVRVDADFSATPFKAKIANAEQLRVHTMLVIGGRDMEAGAVSVRLHHGGPQGAKPKAEVIADILASIKERRA
- a CDS encoding TfoX/Sxy family protein: MAYDEQLAERIRRGFSKSRVRFEEKHMMGGLCFMVDGKMCVGVEKNRLMARIDPAVYDTALRRKGCVPMDFTGRPMRGFVFVNPAGLATDGELDDWLKLALAFNPNAKASKKKSAQKLISPSDKRETKPSRQRRG
- a CDS encoding helix-turn-helix transcriptional regulator, with amino-acid sequence MKRTTRSHCPIAFALDIFGDKWSLLLLRDLLFKDKRHYSELLAAEEGISTNILSERLARLEAEGLIAKSRDQSNRRQFIYSPTQKGLDLLPALLEISLWSAKYDPKTTAPPAVMRRIRTDRDGFIRELAARFTNPNPKS
- a CDS encoding nuclear transport factor 2 family protein, which translates into the protein MKTASQTVNHFYDVCNNKQGQGLDALVADNITFEGPLMRLSGASQYLSTVGPFLKFHKSMRMLQQFETGEHVCSIYEMTLGTPAGGTFTSSFADWIRVVNGKVAEQKLYYDPREFAKAFGM
- a CDS encoding DUF559 domain-containing protein; translation: MVRCVVTNTSPSAAKIELFRSLFRGRSDVYPRRFESRKTGKAGYAPACANEWVRGVCEKPRIKCADCPNRRFLPVTDDVIRWHLSGHDDQGRIFVMGVYPMLQDETCFLLAADFDRESWQEDAGAFRETCHRLELPAALERSRSGNGGHVWLFFEEALSASLARKLGSHILTETMENRPEIGLGSYDRIFPNQDTLPKGGFGNLIALPLQKLARQRANAVFLDAQFQPHPDQWSFLASVRKISRARVEAVVRDAESRGRIIGVRVAAADGDDNAPWTTPPSRRQKAPPIIGPLPESVELVLADQIYVGKENLPPGLRNRLLRLAAFQNPEFYRAQSMRLPTYDKPRIIHCAEDYPKHYGLPRGCLEGVQQLVHTLKIKSVVRDERCDRTPLDGSFHGALRPEQEAAAKAMLAHDTGVLAATTAFGKTVLAAWLIAQRGVNTLILVHRQQLLEQWIERLSTFLGVPTKTIGRLGGGRKKLTGSLDVALLQSLVRKGAVDNRVATYGHLVVDECPHLSARSFELVARRAKAKFITGLSATVTRKDGHHPIIFMQCGPVRYRVDAKRQAAARPFTHQVFVRPTGFRSMETPAPDQRVEFHRLYEALWNDERRNALICADVLRAVREGRSPLLLTERTEHLQHLAERLSSDIPNVIMLQGGMGRKELQAALDRVATNPCPRWDKDSSAQAMGGTVGRVILATGGFIGEGFNDPRLDTLFLALPVSWRGTIAQYVGRLHRLHEGKREVRVYDYADLDVPMLARMFDRRCRGYEALGYTILLPASAVPGWPVTVPLPIDPEWKRDYSASVRRLIRDGVEAPLANLFVHAARSLSLEAEGAGRARSASEAFLYRRLQTLPETAGRFRLNENLPISFDGSGGMEVDLLCAEVRLVIELDGVQHLSDAEAYRRDRRKDALLQQNGYFVLRFLAEDASKQLDHVLDTILAALVHRQKDERC